In Erythrobacter litoralis HTCC2594, a single genomic region encodes these proteins:
- a CDS encoding potassium channel family protein, with protein MITALLLSVFLFLSAVASHLAILGVGHRLLDRRRDTQAKLAVSLLVLASHFLVAILFAAGFWLGAQWGLGGFDKAPSMDWMDYFYFSLINVTTLGLGDIYPTEHLRVLAGVEALTGFALISCSAQLFWTMMHKGEKA; from the coding sequence ATGATCACCGCGCTCCTTCTCTCCGTCTTTCTGTTCCTCTCGGCTGTCGCTTCGCACCTTGCCATTCTGGGTGTCGGTCACCGGCTTCTCGACCGGCGCCGCGATACGCAGGCAAAGCTTGCCGTTTCGCTGCTCGTGCTCGCGTCGCATTTCCTCGTGGCGATCCTTTTTGCCGCAGGTTTCTGGCTGGGCGCGCAATGGGGCCTGGGAGGTTTCGACAAGGCGCCTTCCATGGACTGGATGGACTACTTCTATTTCTCGCTCATCAACGTGACCACACTGGGCCTGGGCGACATTTATCCGACCGAGCACCTGAGAGTCCTGGCCGGCGTCGAGGCCCTCACCGGCTTCGCTCTCATCAGCTGCTCGGCGCAGCTATTCTGGACCATGATGCACAAAGGAGAAAAAGCATGA
- a CDS encoding glutaredoxin family protein has translation MTTRTAAVYRMVMEDHVCPYGIKTVDLLTRQGFEVEDHHLTSREETDAFKDKHNVETTPQTFIEDKRIGGYDDVREFFGKSRSQPEEGETSYQPVIAIFAVALLLALGLSWAFFDDLFTVRAAEWFVSLSMTLLAVQKLQDVRSFSTMFLNYDLLARRWVPYGFVYPFGEAAAGILMTAGALTWLSAPLALFIGTVGAVSVFKAVYIDKRELKCACVGGSSNVPLGFVSLTENLFMIGMGLWMGAKLLA, from the coding sequence ATGACGACCCGAACAGCGGCGGTCTACCGTATGGTCATGGAGGACCATGTCTGTCCCTATGGCATCAAGACGGTCGATCTCCTCACACGGCAAGGCTTCGAGGTCGAGGATCATCACCTGACCAGCAGGGAGGAAACCGACGCATTCAAGGACAAGCACAACGTCGAGACCACCCCGCAGACCTTTATCGAAGACAAGCGCATTGGCGGCTATGACGATGTCCGCGAGTTCTTCGGCAAGAGTCGTTCGCAGCCAGAGGAAGGCGAGACCAGCTATCAGCCGGTCATTGCGATTTTCGCGGTCGCGCTGCTGCTCGCGCTAGGGCTGAGCTGGGCGTTTTTTGACGACCTCTTCACTGTCCGGGCCGCAGAATGGTTCGTGAGCCTGTCGATGACCCTGCTCGCCGTTCAGAAGCTTCAGGACGTGCGCAGTTTCTCGACGATGTTCCTCAACTACGACCTGCTCGCACGGCGCTGGGTGCCCTATGGCTTCGTCTACCCGTTCGGCGAAGCCGCTGCCGGCATTCTCATGACCGCGGGCGCGCTGACCTGGCTCTCGGCCCCGCTGGCATTGTTCATCGGCACAGTCGGCGCTGTCAGCGTCTTCAAGGCTGTCTACATCGACAAGCGCGAGCTTAAATGCGCCTGCGTGGGCGGCAGCAGCAATGTGCCGCTCGGCTTTGTCTCGCTGACCGAAAATCTGTTCATGATCGGAATGGGTCTGTGGATGGGCGCGAAGCTTCTCGCATGA